Proteins encoded together in one Orrella marina window:
- a CDS encoding NAD(P)-binding protein yields the protein MSITRRDFLNGVALSIIPGVAPINLLRANPGESDLVRQTLQSPIPAYPPTLTGLRGNHPGSFEVAHGFAREGQAYDFDTVPLLEEYDLVIVGAGISGLAAACFYQEKFGSGKKILLLDNHDDFGGHAKRNEFDTSYGLVLGYGGSESLQSPRSVFSPVAMGLLKDLKVNIDALAAGFRRTFYPDLGLSRGIYFDQKTFGVDKVVSGDPGRTVADDIPPDRLNGRALAEFIGEFPLPELDKAALLALHEEKTDYLQGMTLQEKDEWILRNSYTAFLRDKVGLSEQAIAYFQQRTNDFQGVGIDAVSCSDARLCALPGFGAMGLSPLDPEEQAELDDPYIFHFPDGNAGLARLMVRKLIPQVANGTTMQDVVLTRFDYSKLDRPEHPVKLRLNSTAIQSRNVRTDDGQSAVDTFYVHDGKLVRVRSRQAIMAGYNMMIPFVVPEMSKPQKDALRQNVKVPLVYTKVVISNWEPFIRLGVHEIYSPAAPYSRVKLDYPVDLGGYQHPRDPARPIGLHMVHVPTVAGSGLPNRDQSRIGRAILLGTTFEQHEQIIRDQLQGMLGQAGFNHETDILAITVNRWSHGYSYIVNTLFDDEDQSEQTMRLARQPVGQITIANSDAGWSPYAHAAIDQAWRAVNELRDLSA from the coding sequence ATGAGCATCACGCGCAGAGACTTCTTGAATGGCGTCGCACTCTCGATCATACCGGGTGTCGCACCGATCAATCTGCTCAGAGCCAACCCAGGCGAGTCGGACCTCGTCCGCCAGACACTTCAATCCCCGATACCCGCCTACCCCCCCACACTGACCGGCCTGCGTGGCAACCACCCCGGATCATTTGAAGTCGCTCACGGATTTGCCCGTGAGGGACAGGCGTACGACTTTGACACTGTGCCTTTGCTAGAAGAGTACGACCTGGTCATCGTCGGTGCGGGCATCAGCGGACTGGCCGCGGCCTGTTTCTATCAGGAAAAGTTCGGCTCTGGCAAGAAGATCCTGCTGCTGGACAACCACGATGACTTTGGCGGGCATGCCAAACGCAACGAGTTCGACACATCGTATGGATTGGTACTGGGTTATGGAGGCAGTGAGTCACTGCAGTCCCCCCGCTCCGTGTTCAGTCCAGTTGCCATGGGCTTGCTCAAGGACCTGAAGGTTAATATTGATGCGCTCGCCGCCGGGTTCAGGCGGACGTTCTACCCGGATCTTGGATTGAGCAGAGGTATCTACTTCGATCAGAAGACCTTTGGAGTGGACAAGGTTGTCAGCGGCGACCCGGGCCGTACAGTGGCCGATGACATCCCGCCAGACCGGCTCAACGGGCGTGCGCTCGCAGAGTTCATCGGCGAGTTTCCGTTGCCGGAACTCGACAAGGCCGCATTGCTTGCCCTGCACGAAGAGAAGACTGACTATCTTCAAGGCATGACACTGCAGGAGAAAGACGAATGGATCTTGCGAAACAGTTACACCGCCTTCCTGCGAGACAAGGTCGGACTGAGCGAGCAAGCCATCGCCTACTTTCAGCAGCGAACAAATGACTTTCAGGGCGTAGGCATTGATGCGGTGTCCTGTTCCGACGCGCGCCTGTGTGCGTTGCCGGGGTTCGGTGCGATGGGACTGAGTCCGCTAGACCCGGAAGAACAGGCTGAGCTCGATGATCCATACATTTTCCACTTTCCGGATGGAAACGCAGGACTGGCACGTCTGATGGTGCGCAAGCTGATCCCGCAGGTTGCTAACGGAACAACCATGCAGGACGTTGTGTTAACCCGATTCGACTACAGCAAGCTCGACCGGCCCGAGCATCCCGTGAAATTGCGCCTGAACAGCACCGCGATCCAGTCCAGAAACGTCCGGACAGACGATGGTCAATCCGCTGTGGATACGTTCTACGTGCATGACGGCAAGCTGGTTCGCGTGCGCTCCAGACAGGCCATCATGGCAGGCTACAACATGATGATTCCGTTCGTCGTGCCCGAGATGTCCAAGCCCCAGAAAGACGCGTTGCGCCAGAACGTGAAGGTACCGCTGGTGTACACAAAAGTGGTGATCAGCAACTGGGAGCCCTTCATCCGACTGGGGGTACACGAAATCTACTCGCCAGCTGCCCCTTACAGTCGCGTCAAGCTTGACTACCCGGTTGACCTGGGCGGTTATCAGCATCCGAGAGACCCAGCCAGGCCAATCGGGCTGCACATGGTCCATGTACCCACTGTTGCCGGTAGCGGGTTGCCAAACCGTGATCAGTCGCGAATCGGACGTGCGATCTTGCTTGGCACAACGTTTGAACAGCACGAACAGATAATCCGGGACCAATTACAGGGCATGCTCGGTCAGGCCGGATTCAATCATGAAACTGACATCCTGGCGATCACAGTGAACCGGTGGTCTCACGGCTACTCGTACATCGTCAACACGCTATTTGATGATGAGGACCAGAGCGAGCAGACCATGCGGCTGGCCAGACAGCCTGTTGGCCAGATCACCATAGCGAACTCGGACGCAGGATGGAGCCCCTATGCCCATGCAGCCATCGACCAGGCGTGGCGTGCGGTCAATGAGTTACGGGACCTGTCGGCATAG
- a CDS encoding DUF3375 domain-containing protein, whose protein sequence is MSLDFDTLSTLRLQHPAWRLMRSDHAPLIASFLHRVFVVPNVRVMSQADLVEILEDELYALRLRLGDASFPGAALHYLNEWAAPDKGWLRKFYKAGTDDAQFDITPATEKAIAWLTQLTERQFVGTESRLLTLFDLLKQMSEGSDTDPERRMAELVRKRAEIDAEIERVASGDMPVLDDTALKDRFQQFMQGSRELLSDFREVEHNFRMLDRRVRERIAKWEGGKGALLEDIMGERDAIADSDQGKSFRAFWDFLLSSRRQDELTDLLERVLALPVVASLEPDPRTRRMHHDWVEAGEHTQRTVAVLSQQLRRFLDDQAWLENRRIMDIMRSLEGRALSVRDRMPAGAFMQIASTRASIDLIMERPLYTPAFKPVINDLVLQAEDDDVDAQTLFEQIMVDKARLTRHVRQMLQERDQVTLRDLVAAQPIEQGLAELITYLQLGNDGFSSSVDEQTMDDIEWFGETASGDSVRRVARLPRVIFMR, encoded by the coding sequence ATGTCTCTTGACTTTGACACCCTTTCGACATTGCGTCTGCAGCATCCGGCCTGGCGTCTCATGCGCTCGGATCACGCGCCGCTCATTGCAAGCTTTCTGCATCGAGTGTTTGTCGTGCCCAATGTACGGGTGATGTCCCAGGCTGATCTGGTCGAGATACTGGAAGATGAACTCTACGCGCTGCGTTTGCGGCTGGGGGATGCTTCATTTCCAGGTGCGGCGTTGCACTACCTGAACGAGTGGGCGGCACCAGACAAGGGATGGCTGCGCAAGTTCTACAAGGCGGGAACCGATGATGCGCAGTTCGATATCACCCCCGCGACCGAGAAAGCGATTGCATGGCTTACCCAGCTGACCGAGAGGCAGTTTGTCGGCACCGAATCACGGTTACTCACGTTGTTTGATCTGCTCAAGCAGATGAGCGAGGGAAGTGATACCGACCCCGAGCGTCGCATGGCCGAGCTGGTCAGAAAACGTGCTGAAATTGATGCAGAGATCGAGCGGGTGGCCAGTGGTGATATGCCGGTTCTGGATGACACAGCCCTTAAAGATCGATTCCAGCAGTTCATGCAAGGTTCGCGCGAGCTTTTGTCGGATTTCCGTGAAGTCGAACACAACTTCAGAATGCTGGATCGACGCGTACGCGAGCGTATTGCCAAGTGGGAGGGCGGCAAGGGCGCTTTGCTTGAAGACATCATGGGTGAGCGCGATGCGATTGCAGACTCTGATCAGGGCAAGAGCTTTCGGGCTTTCTGGGATTTCCTGCTATCGAGCCGACGGCAGGACGAGCTGACAGATCTGCTTGAGCGCGTTTTGGCGTTGCCGGTCGTTGCCTCTCTCGAACCTGATCCGCGCACCCGGCGGATGCATCATGACTGGGTCGAGGCGGGCGAACACACTCAGCGAACGGTTGCGGTCCTGTCACAGCAGTTACGGCGATTTCTGGATGATCAGGCCTGGCTGGAGAACCGTCGCATCATGGATATCATGCGCAGTCTCGAGGGGCGTGCCTTGAGTGTTCGCGATCGCATGCCTGCTGGCGCCTTTATGCAGATTGCGAGCACGCGTGCTTCCATTGATCTCATCATGGAGAGACCCTTGTATACGCCGGCGTTCAAACCGGTGATCAATGATCTGGTCCTGCAGGCTGAAGACGATGATGTTGACGCGCAGACACTTTTCGAGCAAATCATGGTCGACAAGGCCAGGCTCACGCGGCACGTACGTCAGATGCTGCAAGAACGCGATCAGGTCACCCTGCGGGATCTGGTCGCGGCACAGCCGATCGAACAGGGTCTGGCCGAGTTGATCACCTATCTGCAACTGGGTAATGATGGCTTCTCGAGCTCGGTCGACGAGCAGACCATGGATGACATCGAGTGGTTTGGCGAGACGGCATCTGGTGATTCGGTGCGAAGAGTGGCCCGTTTGCCCCGGGTGATCTTCATGCGATGA
- a CDS encoding DUF4194 domain-containing protein: MSAESGQSMQDGGSFAADAPSDLSILLVNLLKGVQYREQDERQWARLLSLQPHVMDYVSVLGLELVLDEAEGYAFLKSRAQDGDTESGPKLPRLIARRPLSFQVSLLLALLRKQLLEFDAGGVDTRLVLSRDEIVEQVRLFMPDQSNEVRLIDQIEASINKVVELGFLHKLKSTSSQKQGPGHYEVRRILKAFVDAQWLSEFDVRLAAYQAALRGELIQQADGDQVREPDDE, from the coding sequence ATGAGCGCTGAATCCGGGCAGTCGATGCAAGACGGCGGATCATTTGCGGCCGATGCACCTTCAGACCTTTCGATTCTCCTTGTCAACCTCCTGAAGGGCGTCCAGTACCGGGAACAGGACGAGCGGCAGTGGGCCCGGCTGTTGAGCCTGCAGCCACATGTGATGGACTATGTGTCTGTCCTGGGACTGGAGCTGGTCCTTGATGAGGCCGAAGGCTACGCCTTTCTCAAGAGTCGTGCACAGGATGGCGACACGGAGTCCGGTCCAAAGCTGCCCCGGTTGATTGCGCGTCGTCCGCTTTCGTTTCAGGTCAGTCTTTTGCTGGCACTTCTTCGCAAGCAACTGCTTGAGTTCGATGCAGGGGGGGTGGATACCAGGCTGGTACTGTCGCGTGACGAGATCGTGGAGCAGGTGCGGCTTTTCATGCCTGATCAGTCCAACGAGGTCAGACTGATTGACCAGATCGAGGCATCGATCAACAAGGTGGTGGAGCTGGGTTTTTTGCACAAGCTCAAGTCAACCTCTTCACAAAAGCAAGGCCCCGGGCATTACGAAGTGCGCCGCATCCTCAAGGCGTTCGTGGACGCGCAGTGGCTATCGGAATTCGATGTGCGACTGGCCGCCTATCAGGCGGCCCTGCGAGGAGAATTGATTCAGCAGGCGGATGGTGATCAGGTACGGGAGCCAGACGATGAATGA
- a CDS encoding ATP-binding protein: MNDLMPGMLDFLGDDTLSGFRLRRLEVLNWGTFDQRVWTLQLDGRNGLLTGDIGSGKSTLVDAITTLLVPAQRVAYNKAAGADNKERSLRSYVMGYYKSERNETTGAARPVSLRGLGSYSVILGVFHNAGYDQTITLAHVYWMKEPSGQPDRFYVTAEKDLTITKDFAGFGSDMTALRKRLRDAGMDVHQTFPPYTAWFKRRFGISSENDQALDLFHQTVSMKSIGNLTDFVRSHMLESLDVQTSIESLIEHFDDLNRAHEAVLKAQKQVEMLTPLVTDAQRHDAVQSEVTRLRECRDALQGYFATVKLTLSEARLVQLGEDIVEQSAQIETVERQRETLLIQIDELKQAISENGGDRLARLAAEIRTLEPTRDARKAKSARYAELAAVLGEAPATERGRFEAQRVKFGQWRTEIEGQDADFQNRLTELGVMMRQDKLEHDQLDDEISSLKRRRSNIDVRQVQIRQALCEALKLNEDQMPFVGELIQVREQERDWEGAAERLLRGFGLSMLVPDEHYRKVVEWIDRNSLRGRFVYFHVRARQPAALPELHRDSLVRKLSVKPDSGFYDWLERELAYRFDVACCETQEQFRRESRAITQAGQIKDPSGRHEKDDRHRIDDRGRYVLGWSNQAKIAALQAKMDLLETRMADTGSAISQADQQRRALQGRLDALTRLDEFVSFDELDWAEIATRIATLEEERVTLERASDALRSMNERLNQTQARQATLETRLQAMRDKRARVQQRQADCEELRERTRSLIESCPVPSGMDMALSEITAQAIPDKAVTLDNCDGCEQEVRGWLQTRIDQEDQKLRRLAERIIKAMASFKDAFKLETADFDASLAAAYEYENLLNRLNHDDLPRFASRFKELLNVNTINEIASFNAKLAGKRETIKERIALINRSLAEIDYNTGRYIVLESQPTADAEIRTFQQELRSCTEGSVTGSEDEQYSEAKFLQVKAVIDRFRGREGLTEHDRRWTAKVTDVRNWFLFAASERWREDGSEHEHYSDSGGKSGGQKEKLAYTILAASLAYQFGLEWGAVRSRSFRFVVIDEAFGRGSDESAQYGLKLFKQLNLQLLIVTPLQKIHIIEPFVSNVGFVHNPDGQASALRNLTIEEYQNQKSQLRASALSSAGQP; the protein is encoded by the coding sequence ATGAATGACTTGATGCCAGGAATGCTGGATTTTCTGGGCGACGATACGCTCTCGGGATTCAGGCTGCGCCGACTGGAAGTGCTGAACTGGGGAACTTTTGATCAACGTGTCTGGACCCTGCAGCTGGATGGACGCAACGGCCTGCTCACGGGTGATATCGGATCAGGGAAGTCGACACTGGTCGATGCGATCACCACGCTGCTGGTGCCCGCTCAGCGCGTGGCTTATAACAAGGCTGCAGGTGCTGACAACAAAGAGCGCAGTCTGCGATCCTACGTGATGGGCTATTACAAGTCCGAGCGTAACGAAACCACTGGTGCCGCACGCCCGGTCTCGCTTAGAGGGCTCGGCAGTTACTCGGTCATTCTTGGCGTGTTTCATAACGCTGGTTACGACCAGACCATTACGCTGGCCCATGTGTACTGGATGAAAGAACCGAGTGGGCAGCCTGACAGGTTTTATGTCACCGCGGAAAAAGATCTGACGATCACAAAGGACTTTGCCGGGTTTGGCAGTGACATGACAGCTCTGCGCAAGCGCCTGCGCGATGCCGGCATGGATGTGCATCAGACATTTCCTCCGTACACCGCCTGGTTCAAGCGCCGGTTTGGTATCAGTAGCGAGAACGATCAGGCGCTTGATCTGTTTCATCAGACCGTGTCGATGAAGTCAATCGGTAATCTGACTGACTTTGTGCGCAGTCACATGCTTGAGTCACTCGATGTACAAACCAGCATCGAGTCGCTTATTGAGCACTTTGATGATCTGAACCGGGCCCATGAAGCGGTGCTCAAAGCGCAGAAACAGGTTGAGATGTTGACACCATTGGTTACGGATGCCCAGCGTCACGATGCTGTTCAGTCTGAAGTGACGCGACTACGCGAGTGTCGGGATGCTCTGCAGGGGTATTTTGCGACCGTGAAACTGACGCTTTCCGAAGCGCGTCTAGTGCAGCTCGGTGAGGATATCGTCGAGCAATCGGCGCAGATCGAGACGGTTGAACGACAGCGAGAAACCTTGCTGATCCAGATTGATGAGCTCAAGCAGGCGATCAGCGAGAACGGTGGAGATCGACTGGCCCGGCTGGCCGCAGAAATCCGGACACTTGAACCCACGCGCGATGCGCGAAAGGCCAAGTCTGCTCGCTATGCCGAGCTGGCAGCCGTGTTGGGCGAAGCGCCTGCAACCGAGCGGGGTCGTTTTGAGGCTCAACGAGTGAAGTTCGGTCAGTGGCGAACCGAGATCGAAGGGCAGGATGCGGACTTCCAGAACCGGCTGACCGAGCTAGGCGTAATGATGCGTCAAGACAAGCTTGAACATGATCAGCTGGACGACGAGATTTCAAGTTTGAAGCGACGTCGCAGCAACATCGATGTCAGGCAGGTGCAGATAAGGCAGGCCTTGTGTGAGGCATTGAAGCTCAACGAAGATCAGATGCCGTTTGTGGGCGAGCTTATCCAGGTGCGAGAACAAGAGCGTGACTGGGAAGGCGCGGCAGAACGGCTGCTGCGCGGTTTTGGTTTGTCGATGCTGGTGCCCGACGAGCATTACCGAAAGGTGGTCGAGTGGATTGATCGCAATTCGCTTCGAGGCCGGTTTGTGTATTTTCATGTCAGGGCCCGCCAGCCGGCAGCCCTGCCAGAGCTGCATCGGGACTCGCTGGTTCGCAAGCTCTCGGTCAAACCAGATTCCGGTTTTTACGATTGGCTCGAGAGAGAGCTTGCATATCGGTTTGATGTGGCGTGCTGCGAAACCCAGGAACAGTTTCGGCGCGAATCGCGCGCCATCACCCAGGCAGGTCAGATCAAGGATCCATCCGGACGTCACGAAAAAGATGACCGCCATCGCATCGATGATCGTGGCCGCTACGTGCTGGGCTGGAGCAACCAGGCCAAGATCGCCGCGTTGCAGGCCAAAATGGATCTGCTCGAGACGCGGATGGCAGACACAGGCTCCGCGATCAGTCAGGCTGATCAACAGCGCAGAGCCCTTCAAGGCAGACTCGATGCCCTGACCCGTCTGGATGAGTTTGTCAGTTTCGACGAGTTGGACTGGGCCGAGATTGCGACTCGAATTGCGACCCTCGAAGAAGAACGCGTCACCCTGGAACGGGCATCGGACGCATTGAGGTCTATGAACGAGCGGCTGAATCAGACACAGGCCCGGCAGGCGACTCTCGAGACCCGGTTGCAGGCGATGCGAGACAAGCGTGCTCGTGTGCAGCAGCGCCAGGCAGATTGCGAAGAGCTTCGCGAACGAACCCGCTCGCTCATTGAATCCTGCCCCGTGCCGTCCGGGATGGATATGGCACTGAGCGAGATCACAGCGCAGGCGATACCGGATAAGGCTGTCACGCTGGATAATTGCGATGGGTGTGAGCAGGAGGTCCGGGGCTGGCTGCAGACCCGGATCGATCAGGAGGATCAGAAGCTTAGACGGCTCGCCGAGCGCATTATCAAGGCCATGGCGAGCTTCAAAGACGCGTTCAAGCTTGAGACAGCGGATTTTGATGCGAGTCTGGCGGCAGCCTACGAATACGAGAATCTGCTCAATCGGCTCAATCATGATGATCTGCCGCGATTTGCCAGCCGCTTTAAAGAGTTGCTCAACGTCAACACCATCAACGAGATTGCGAGCTTTAACGCCAAGCTGGCTGGCAAGCGCGAGACGATCAAGGAACGGATCGCACTGATAAACCGCTCACTGGCCGAAATCGACTACAACACGGGACGCTATATCGTGCTGGAGTCGCAGCCCACAGCGGACGCGGAGATCCGGACTTTTCAGCAGGAGCTCAGAAGTTGCACTGAAGGCTCTGTGACAGGTTCTGAGGACGAGCAGTACTCCGAAGCCAAGTTTCTCCAGGTCAAGGCGGTCATCGACAGGTTTCGAGGTCGAGAAGGGCTCACAGAACACGATCGGCGCTGGACCGCAAAAGTGACTGACGTTCGTAACTGGTTTTTGTTTGCAGCTAGTGAACGCTGGCGTGAAGATGGTAGTGAGCACGAGCACTATTCGGACTCGGGTGGCAAGTCCGGTGGCCAGAAAGAAAAGCTCGCCTACACGATTCTCGCTGCCAGTCTTGCCTATCAGTTTGGGCTGGAGTGGGGCGCCGTGCGATCGCGATCGTTCAGGTTCGTGGTCATTGACGAGGCATTTGGCCGAGGCTCGGATGAGTCTGCTCAATATGGACTCAAGCTCTTCAAACAACTCAACCTGCAGTTGCTGATCGTGACGCCGTTGCAGAAGATTCACATCATTGAACCTTTCGTGTCGAATGTCGGGTTTGTACACAATCCAGATGGCCAGGCCTCTGCACTGAGAAACCTGACCATCGAGGAGTATCAGAATCAGAAGAGCCAGTTACGGGCATCGGCTCTCTCTTCTGCCGGGCAGCCTTGA
- a CDS encoding DUF3322 domain-containing protein: MSEKLWSGPEDIRRQLMRRWDRGDLLRDCLGDTLADDVSDESSVTERFPLRVPLKGPRASNITENFQGVRNWVTRLTGTTAPIRIEWAEVRNRVQGSQRLPVAVWIDSLEQALRWLGKEREAARFKELVHLTQHQIPALTAWMRRHPLRVLDLAQDWVRLLSVVQWLHEHPRPAIYLRQVDIAGVHTKFLEAHRSVLIELLDIVLSPAQIDIAQTGVGRFASRYGFREKPVRIRFRVLDPGMEMFPGIKSPDVTLDAGSFARLRLDLQRVIITENEVNFLALPAMPATLAMFGSGYGWESLAEVEWLHECVMDYWGDVDTHGFAILDRLRAFCPHVRSVLMDRDTLMAHKPYWVQEPRPFLADLHRLTRDELALFDDLRDNRLGQSVRLEQELVGYEWAQIRLMGRSPG, from the coding sequence GTGAGTGAGAAACTGTGGAGTGGGCCAGAAGACATCAGACGACAGTTGATGCGGCGATGGGATCGGGGTGATCTGCTACGTGACTGCCTTGGCGACACCCTGGCTGATGATGTGTCTGACGAATCATCCGTCACTGAACGATTCCCGCTTCGTGTTCCGCTCAAGGGGCCTCGCGCCTCGAATATCACGGAGAACTTTCAGGGGGTCAGAAACTGGGTGACCAGACTGACGGGCACGACCGCGCCCATCCGGATTGAATGGGCTGAGGTGCGCAATCGAGTGCAGGGCAGTCAGCGGCTGCCGGTTGCAGTCTGGATCGACTCGCTGGAGCAGGCATTGCGCTGGCTTGGCAAGGAGCGTGAGGCAGCAAGGTTTAAAGAACTTGTCCATCTGACTCAACACCAGATTCCGGCTCTCACTGCCTGGATGCGTCGTCATCCATTGCGGGTGCTGGACCTGGCACAGGACTGGGTCCGACTGTTATCTGTCGTCCAATGGTTGCACGAGCATCCGCGCCCGGCTATCTACCTGAGGCAGGTCGACATAGCGGGGGTTCATACCAAGTTTCTGGAAGCTCATCGTTCGGTGCTGATCGAGCTTCTGGATATCGTTTTGTCTCCCGCCCAGATTGATATCGCGCAGACGGGTGTTGGCCGGTTCGCGAGTCGCTATGGCTTTCGAGAAAAGCCGGTCCGGATTCGTTTTCGGGTCCTGGACCCGGGCATGGAAATGTTTCCGGGTATCAAGAGCCCGGACGTCACGCTCGATGCCGGGAGTTTCGCAAGACTGCGTCTCGATCTTCAAAGAGTGATCATCACAGAAAACGAAGTCAACTTTCTGGCGCTACCCGCTATGCCTGCAACGTTGGCGATGTTCGGGTCGGGATACGGGTGGGAGTCGCTTGCAGAAGTTGAATGGCTTCATGAATGCGTGATGGACTACTGGGGTGATGTTGATACACACGGTTTTGCGATTCTGGACCGATTGCGGGCATTCTGTCCTCATGTCCGCTCCGTGTTGATGGACCGGGATACGCTCATGGCTCACAAGCCATACTGGGTTCAGGAACCGAGGCCATTTTTGGCTGATCTGCATCGGCTCACGCGAGATGAGCTCGCACTATTTGATGATCTTCGCGACAATCGACTTGGGCAGTCGGTGCGGCTCGAACAAGAACTGGTCGGCTACGAATGGGCTCAGATACGACTGATGGGCCGTTCGCCGGGGTAA
- a CDS encoding CaiB/BaiF CoA transferase family protein: MAGIYEGIKVLDLSRVIAGPLCTQMLGDAGATVYKIERPNEGDDTRRMGPFLKSDDESADQDRATTFLAYNRSKQSVTVDIADPEGAELVRALATKCDVFVENFKAGGLSKYGLDYENIRKLNPGIIYCSISGYGQSGPYAKHVAYDFILQGMAGLMSTCGQPDGTPGAEPMRTSIPITDIVTGLYAHSAVVGALFHRLRTGEGQYIDTSLLDASVSMNGHLAVSYLNTGLVPGRAGNSNPIAAPSEVFECSDGHLIVAAGNDRQFKALCQALGCATLASDVRFRTNAARVANRSALKEYLSTIILVRKRAELLRSFRSAGVPSGPINTMQDVFSDPQVQHKGLDVQLPYGPDSEVHVLRNPLRFSQAPVSHRPPPRLGEHTESVLVNELGLTTEAVAALRDQGVI, encoded by the coding sequence ATGGCAGGAATTTACGAAGGGATCAAGGTGCTGGATCTTTCCAGGGTCATTGCGGGACCCTTGTGCACCCAGATGCTCGGCGATGCCGGGGCCACTGTGTACAAGATCGAGCGACCGAACGAGGGGGATGACACCCGCAGGATGGGCCCGTTCCTGAAGTCGGATGATGAGTCTGCTGATCAGGATAGAGCGACCACCTTTCTGGCCTACAACCGATCCAAACAGTCTGTCACGGTCGATATTGCTGATCCGGAAGGCGCAGAACTGGTTCGTGCACTGGCTACGAAATGCGACGTGTTTGTCGAGAATTTCAAGGCAGGTGGCCTCTCCAAGTATGGTCTGGATTATGAGAACATACGCAAGCTGAACCCTGGGATCATCTACTGCTCGATCAGTGGGTACGGTCAGAGCGGACCGTACGCCAAGCATGTCGCGTATGACTTTATCTTGCAGGGCATGGCGGGGCTGATGAGCACCTGCGGCCAGCCCGACGGAACTCCAGGCGCTGAACCCATGCGAACATCGATCCCGATTACCGACATTGTGACCGGCCTCTACGCCCACAGTGCCGTGGTGGGGGCGCTGTTTCATCGCTTGCGAACAGGGGAGGGTCAGTATATCGATACCTCGTTGCTTGACGCGTCTGTCTCCATGAACGGTCATCTGGCTGTGAGCTATCTGAATACGGGTTTGGTGCCGGGGCGCGCTGGTAACTCCAATCCGATTGCAGCACCGTCGGAAGTGTTCGAATGCAGCGATGGACATCTGATTGTGGCTGCGGGTAACGATCGACAGTTCAAGGCACTGTGTCAGGCGCTGGGATGTGCCACCCTCGCGTCTGACGTGCGATTCCGAACCAACGCTGCCCGTGTGGCCAACAGGTCGGCACTCAAGGAGTATCTGAGCACCATCATTTTGGTCAGAAAACGCGCGGAGCTTCTCAGGTCGTTCAGGTCCGCGGGTGTGCCCAGTGGCCCTATTAACACCATGCAGGATGTGTTCAGTGATCCCCAGGTGCAACACAAGGGGCTGGACGTGCAATTGCCATATGGACCAGACAGTGAGGTTCACGTGTTGCGCAATCCGCTTCGCTTTAGCCAGGCGCCTGTTTCGCATCGGCCACCGCCCAGGCTCGGTGAACACACCGAGTCTGTTCTCGTCAATGAGCTGGGACTTACGACCGAAGCCGTTGCGGCGTTACGCGATCAGGGTGTCATATAA
- a CDS encoding YqaE/Pmp3 family membrane protein, with protein MLYLLAILLPPLAVLFCGKPFQFILNIILTLCLFIPGAVHAILVVNSHLADKRSERLERAIRETRQL; from the coding sequence ATGCTGTATTTGCTGGCGATTTTGCTGCCGCCTCTGGCGGTGCTGTTTTGTGGGAAGCCGTTTCAGTTCATCCTGAACATCATCTTGACGCTTTGCCTTTTCATTCCAGGAGCGGTACACGCCATCCTGGTCGTAAACAGTCATCTGGCTGACAAGCGATCCGAGCGGCTCGAACGGGCCATACGTGAAACGCGTCAGCTCTGA